Proteins found in one Muntiacus reevesi chromosome 2, mMunRee1.1, whole genome shotgun sequence genomic segment:
- the FBXL19 gene encoding F-box/LRR-repeat protein 19 isoform X1 translates to MSSSSRGPGAGARRRRTRCRRCRACVRTECGDCHFCRDMKKFGGPGRMKQSCLLRQCTAPVLPHTAVCLLCGEAGKEDTVEGEEEKFGLSLMECTICNEIVHPGCLKMGKAEGVINAEIPNCWECPRCTQEGRTSKDSGEGPGRRRADNGEEGASLGSGWKLTEEPPLPPPPPRRKGPLPAGPPPEDVPGPPKRKEREAGNEPPTQRKKVKGGRERHLKKKPKPPLASAEGPAVPSPSPQREKLERFKRMCQLLERVPDTSSSSSDSDSDSDSSGTSLSEDEAPGEARNGRRPARGSSGEKENRGGRRAVRPGGGGPLLSWPLGPAPPPRPPQLERHVVRPPPRSPEPDTLPLAAGSDHPLPRAAWLRVFQHLGPRELCICMRVCRTWSRWCYDKRLWPRMDLSRRKSLTPPMLSGVVRRQPRALDLSWTGVSKKQLMWLLNRLQAPVSGDLPAPPGLQELVLSGCSWLSVSALGSAPLPALRLLDLRWIEDVKDSQLRELLLPPPDTKPGQTESRGRLQGVAELRLAGLELTDASLRLLLRHAPQLSALDLSHCAHVGDPSVHLLTAPTSPLRETLVHLNLAGCHRLTDHCLPLFRRCPRLRRLDLRSCRQLSPEACARLAAAGPPGPFRCPEEKLLLKDS, encoded by the exons ATGTCGTCGAGCAgccgggggccgggggccggAGCGCGCCGACGCCGAACCCGCTGCCGCCGCTGCCGGGCCTGTGTGCGAACTGAGTGCGGGGACTGCCACTTCTGCCGAGACATGAAGAAGTTCGGGGGGCCCGGGCGCATGAAGCAGTCGTGCCTGCTGCGGCAGTGCACCGCC CCCGTGCTCCCACACACAGCTGTATGCCTCTTGTGTGGGGAGGCTGGGAAGGAGGACACagtggagggagaggaagagaaatttgGTTTGAGCCTCATGGAGTGTACAATCTGCAATGAGATCGTCCACCCTGGCTGCCTGAAG ATGGGGAAGGCTGAGGGTGTCATCAATGCAGAGATCCCCAACTGCTGGGAGTGCCCTCGCTGCACCCAGGAAGGCCGGACTAGCAAG GATTCAGGTGAGGGACCAGGCCGCCGCAGGGCTGACAACGGCGAGGAGGGCGCCAGCCTGGGGAGTGGATGGAAGCTGACGGAGGAGCCGCCACTTCCACCACCTCCACCCAGGCGCAAAGGTCCCTTACCTGCTGGGCCCCCCCCAGAGGACGTGCCTGGGCCCCCCaaaagaaaggagagggaggcagggaatgaGCCCCCTACCCAAAGGAAAAAG GTGAAAGGAGGCCGAGAGAGGCACCTGAAGAAG AAACCAAAGCCGCCTTTGGCCTCTGCTGAGGGCCCGGCGGTGCCTTCCCCGTCACCCCAGCGGGAGAAGCTCGAGCGCTTCAAGCGGATGTGCCAGCTGCTGGAGCGGGTGCCCGACACATCCTCATCCTCCTCGGACTCCGACTCAGACTCCGACTCGTCAGGCACATCGCTGAGTGAGGATGAGGCTCCTGGCGAGGCCCGGAATGGGCGACGGCCAGCCCGGGGCAGCTCGGGCGAGAAGGAGAACCGCGGGGGGCGGCGAGCTGTGCGCCCTGGTGGCGGAGGGCCCCTCCTCAGCTGGCCCCTGGGCCCCgcacccccgccccggcccccacAGCTGGAGCGGCACGTGGTGCGGCCCCCGCCTCGAAGCCCCGAGCCTGACACGCTGCCTTTGGCTGCTGGATCCGACCACCCCCTGCCCCGCGCCGCCTGGCTGCGTGTCTTCCAGCACCTCGGGCCCCGAGAGCTATGCATTTGCATGCGAGTATGCCGGACTTGGAGCCGCTG GTGCTACGACAAGCGTCTGTGGCCTCGAATGGACCTGAGCCGGAGGAAGTCACTGACCCCGCCCATGCTTAGTGGTGTGGTTCGCCGCCAGCCTCGAGCCCTGGACCTCAGCTGGACAGGTGTCTCCAAGAAGCAGCTCATGTGGCTTCTGAACCGACTGCAAG CACCTGTTTCCGGGGACCTCCCCGCTCCCCCAGGCCTGCAGGAGCTGGTGCTCTCTGGCTGCTCCTGGCTCTCTGTTTCTGCCCTGGGCTCAGCCCCACTGCCGGCCCTGCGGCTCCTGGACCTCCGCTGGATTGAGGATGTTAAAGACTCCCAGCTCCGCGAGCTGCTGCTGCCTCCGCCAGACACCAAGCCAG GGCAAACGGAGAGCCGAGGCCGGCTGCAGGGGGTAGCAGAGCTGCGCCTGGCCGGCCTGGAGCTGACGGACGCCTCCTTGCGGCTCCTGCTGCGCCACGCACCCCAGCTGAGCGCCCTGGACCTGAGCCACTGCGCCCACGTTGGGGATCCCAGTGTCCACCTCCTCACGGCCCCCACCTCCCCGCTCCGAGAGACCCTGGTACACCTCAATCTCGCCG GT
- the FBXL19 gene encoding F-box/LRR-repeat protein 19 isoform X2 gives MSSSSRGPGAGARRRRTRCRRCRACVRTECGDCHFCRDMKKFGGPGRMKQSCLLRQCTAPVLPHTAVCLLCGEAGKEDTVEGEEEKFGLSLMECTICNEIVHPGCLKMGKAEGVINAEIPNCWECPRCTQEGRTSKDSGEGPGRRRADNGEEGASLGSGWKLTEEPPLPPPPPRRKGPLPAGPPPEDVPGPPKRKEREAGNEPPTQRKKVKGGRERHLKKVGGDACLLRGSDPGGPGLLPPRVLNPSQAFSSCHPGLPPENWEKPKPPLASAEGPAVPSPSPQREKLERFKRMCQLLERVPDTSSSSSDSDSDSDSSGTSLSEDEAPGEARNGRRPARGSSGEKENRGGRRAVRPGGGGPLLSWPLGPAPPPRPPQLERHVVRPPPRSPEPDTLPLAAGSDHPLPRAAWLRVFQHLGPRELCICMRVCRTWSRWCYDKRLWPRMDLSRRKSLTPPMLSGVVRRQPRALDLSWTGVSKKQLMWLLNRLQAPVSGDLPAPPGLQELVLSGCSWLSVSALGSAPLPALRLLDLRWIEDVKDSQLRELLLPPPDTKPGQTESRGRLQGVAELRLAGLELTDASLRLLLRHAPQLSALDLSHCAHVGDPSVHLLTAPTSPLRETLVHLNLAGCHRLTDHCLPLFRRCPRLRRLDLRSCRQLSPEACARLAAAGPPGPFRCPEEKLLLKDS, from the exons ATGTCGTCGAGCAgccgggggccgggggccggAGCGCGCCGACGCCGAACCCGCTGCCGCCGCTGCCGGGCCTGTGTGCGAACTGAGTGCGGGGACTGCCACTTCTGCCGAGACATGAAGAAGTTCGGGGGGCCCGGGCGCATGAAGCAGTCGTGCCTGCTGCGGCAGTGCACCGCC CCCGTGCTCCCACACACAGCTGTATGCCTCTTGTGTGGGGAGGCTGGGAAGGAGGACACagtggagggagaggaagagaaatttgGTTTGAGCCTCATGGAGTGTACAATCTGCAATGAGATCGTCCACCCTGGCTGCCTGAAG ATGGGGAAGGCTGAGGGTGTCATCAATGCAGAGATCCCCAACTGCTGGGAGTGCCCTCGCTGCACCCAGGAAGGCCGGACTAGCAAG GATTCAGGTGAGGGACCAGGCCGCCGCAGGGCTGACAACGGCGAGGAGGGCGCCAGCCTGGGGAGTGGATGGAAGCTGACGGAGGAGCCGCCACTTCCACCACCTCCACCCAGGCGCAAAGGTCCCTTACCTGCTGGGCCCCCCCCAGAGGACGTGCCTGGGCCCCCCaaaagaaaggagagggaggcagggaatgaGCCCCCTACCCAAAGGAAAAAG GTGAAAGGAGGCCGAGAGAGGCACCTGAAGAAGGTGGGTGGAGACGCCTGCCTCCTCCGAGGATCGGACCCAGGCGGCCCCGGCCTTCTGCCCCCCAGGGTTCTGAATCCAAGCCAGGCTTTCTCGTCCTGCCACCCTGGGCTCCCTCCCGAGAACTGGGAG AAACCAAAGCCGCCTTTGGCCTCTGCTGAGGGCCCGGCGGTGCCTTCCCCGTCACCCCAGCGGGAGAAGCTCGAGCGCTTCAAGCGGATGTGCCAGCTGCTGGAGCGGGTGCCCGACACATCCTCATCCTCCTCGGACTCCGACTCAGACTCCGACTCGTCAGGCACATCGCTGAGTGAGGATGAGGCTCCTGGCGAGGCCCGGAATGGGCGACGGCCAGCCCGGGGCAGCTCGGGCGAGAAGGAGAACCGCGGGGGGCGGCGAGCTGTGCGCCCTGGTGGCGGAGGGCCCCTCCTCAGCTGGCCCCTGGGCCCCgcacccccgccccggcccccacAGCTGGAGCGGCACGTGGTGCGGCCCCCGCCTCGAAGCCCCGAGCCTGACACGCTGCCTTTGGCTGCTGGATCCGACCACCCCCTGCCCCGCGCCGCCTGGCTGCGTGTCTTCCAGCACCTCGGGCCCCGAGAGCTATGCATTTGCATGCGAGTATGCCGGACTTGGAGCCGCTG GTGCTACGACAAGCGTCTGTGGCCTCGAATGGACCTGAGCCGGAGGAAGTCACTGACCCCGCCCATGCTTAGTGGTGTGGTTCGCCGCCAGCCTCGAGCCCTGGACCTCAGCTGGACAGGTGTCTCCAAGAAGCAGCTCATGTGGCTTCTGAACCGACTGCAAG CACCTGTTTCCGGGGACCTCCCCGCTCCCCCAGGCCTGCAGGAGCTGGTGCTCTCTGGCTGCTCCTGGCTCTCTGTTTCTGCCCTGGGCTCAGCCCCACTGCCGGCCCTGCGGCTCCTGGACCTCCGCTGGATTGAGGATGTTAAAGACTCCCAGCTCCGCGAGCTGCTGCTGCCTCCGCCAGACACCAAGCCAG GGCAAACGGAGAGCCGAGGCCGGCTGCAGGGGGTAGCAGAGCTGCGCCTGGCCGGCCTGGAGCTGACGGACGCCTCCTTGCGGCTCCTGCTGCGCCACGCACCCCAGCTGAGCGCCCTGGACCTGAGCCACTGCGCCCACGTTGGGGATCCCAGTGTCCACCTCCTCACGGCCCCCACCTCCCCGCTCCGAGAGACCCTGGTACACCTCAATCTCGCCG GT
- the FBXL19 gene encoding F-box/LRR-repeat protein 19 isoform X4, with protein MSSSSRGPGAGARRRRTRCRRCRACVRTECGDCHFCRDMKKFGGPGRMKQSCLLRQCTAPVLPHTAVCLLCGEAGKEDTVEGEEEKFGLSLMECTICNEIVHPGCLKMGKAEGVINAEIPNCWECPRCTQEGRTSKDSGEGPGRRRADNGEEGASLGSGWKLTEEPPLPPPPPRRKGPLPAGPPPEDVPGPPKRKEREAGNEPPTQRKKVKGGRERHLKKKPKPPLASAEGPAVPSPSPQREKLERFKRMCQLLERVPDTSSSSSDSDSDSDSSGTSLSEDEAPGEARNGRRPARGSSGEKENRGGRRAVRPGGGGPLLSWPLGPAPPPRPPQLERHVVRPPPRSPEPDTLPLAAGSDHPLPRAAWLRVFQHLGPRELCICMRVCRTWSRWCYDKRLWPRMDLSRRKSLTPPMLSGVVRRQPRALDLSWTGVSKKQLMWLLNRLQGLQELVLSGCSWLSVSALGSAPLPALRLLDLRWIEDVKDSQLRELLLPPPDTKPGQTESRGRLQGVAELRLAGLELTDASLRLLLRHAPQLSALDLSHCAHVGDPSVHLLTAPTSPLRETLVHLNLAGCHRLTDHCLPLFRRCPRLRRLDLRSCRQLSPEACARLAAAGPPGPFRCPEEKLLLKDS; from the exons ATGTCGTCGAGCAgccgggggccgggggccggAGCGCGCCGACGCCGAACCCGCTGCCGCCGCTGCCGGGCCTGTGTGCGAACTGAGTGCGGGGACTGCCACTTCTGCCGAGACATGAAGAAGTTCGGGGGGCCCGGGCGCATGAAGCAGTCGTGCCTGCTGCGGCAGTGCACCGCC CCCGTGCTCCCACACACAGCTGTATGCCTCTTGTGTGGGGAGGCTGGGAAGGAGGACACagtggagggagaggaagagaaatttgGTTTGAGCCTCATGGAGTGTACAATCTGCAATGAGATCGTCCACCCTGGCTGCCTGAAG ATGGGGAAGGCTGAGGGTGTCATCAATGCAGAGATCCCCAACTGCTGGGAGTGCCCTCGCTGCACCCAGGAAGGCCGGACTAGCAAG GATTCAGGTGAGGGACCAGGCCGCCGCAGGGCTGACAACGGCGAGGAGGGCGCCAGCCTGGGGAGTGGATGGAAGCTGACGGAGGAGCCGCCACTTCCACCACCTCCACCCAGGCGCAAAGGTCCCTTACCTGCTGGGCCCCCCCCAGAGGACGTGCCTGGGCCCCCCaaaagaaaggagagggaggcagggaatgaGCCCCCTACCCAAAGGAAAAAG GTGAAAGGAGGCCGAGAGAGGCACCTGAAGAAG AAACCAAAGCCGCCTTTGGCCTCTGCTGAGGGCCCGGCGGTGCCTTCCCCGTCACCCCAGCGGGAGAAGCTCGAGCGCTTCAAGCGGATGTGCCAGCTGCTGGAGCGGGTGCCCGACACATCCTCATCCTCCTCGGACTCCGACTCAGACTCCGACTCGTCAGGCACATCGCTGAGTGAGGATGAGGCTCCTGGCGAGGCCCGGAATGGGCGACGGCCAGCCCGGGGCAGCTCGGGCGAGAAGGAGAACCGCGGGGGGCGGCGAGCTGTGCGCCCTGGTGGCGGAGGGCCCCTCCTCAGCTGGCCCCTGGGCCCCgcacccccgccccggcccccacAGCTGGAGCGGCACGTGGTGCGGCCCCCGCCTCGAAGCCCCGAGCCTGACACGCTGCCTTTGGCTGCTGGATCCGACCACCCCCTGCCCCGCGCCGCCTGGCTGCGTGTCTTCCAGCACCTCGGGCCCCGAGAGCTATGCATTTGCATGCGAGTATGCCGGACTTGGAGCCGCTG GTGCTACGACAAGCGTCTGTGGCCTCGAATGGACCTGAGCCGGAGGAAGTCACTGACCCCGCCCATGCTTAGTGGTGTGGTTCGCCGCCAGCCTCGAGCCCTGGACCTCAGCTGGACAGGTGTCTCCAAGAAGCAGCTCATGTGGCTTCTGAACCGACTGCAAG GCCTGCAGGAGCTGGTGCTCTCTGGCTGCTCCTGGCTCTCTGTTTCTGCCCTGGGCTCAGCCCCACTGCCGGCCCTGCGGCTCCTGGACCTCCGCTGGATTGAGGATGTTAAAGACTCCCAGCTCCGCGAGCTGCTGCTGCCTCCGCCAGACACCAAGCCAG GGCAAACGGAGAGCCGAGGCCGGCTGCAGGGGGTAGCAGAGCTGCGCCTGGCCGGCCTGGAGCTGACGGACGCCTCCTTGCGGCTCCTGCTGCGCCACGCACCCCAGCTGAGCGCCCTGGACCTGAGCCACTGCGCCCACGTTGGGGATCCCAGTGTCCACCTCCTCACGGCCCCCACCTCCCCGCTCCGAGAGACCCTGGTACACCTCAATCTCGCCG GT
- the FBXL19 gene encoding F-box/LRR-repeat protein 19 isoform X3: protein MSSSSRGPGAGARRRRTRCRRCRACVRTECGDCHFCRDMKKFGGPGRMKQSCLLRQCTAPVLPHTAVCLLCGEAGKEDTVEGEEEKFGLSLMECTICNEIVHPGCLKMGKAEGVINAEIPNCWECPRCTQEGRTSKDSGEGPGRRRADNGEEGASLGSGWKLTEEPPLPPPPPRRKGPLPAGPPPEDVPGPPKRKEREAGNEPPTQRKKVKGGRERHLKKVGGDACLLRGSDPGGPGLLPPRVLNPSQAFSSCHPGLPPENWEKPKPPLASAEGPAVPSPSPQREKLERFKRMCQLLERVPDTSSSSSDSDSDSDSSGTSLSEDEAPGEARNGRRPARGSSGEKENRGGRRAVRPGGGGPLLSWPLGPAPPPRPPQLERHVVRPPPRSPEPDTLPLAAGSDHPLPRAAWLRVFQHLGPRELCICMRVCRTWSRWCYDKRLWPRMDLSRRKSLTPPMLSGVVRRQPRALDLSWTGVSKKQLMWLLNRLQGLQELVLSGCSWLSVSALGSAPLPALRLLDLRWIEDVKDSQLRELLLPPPDTKPGQTESRGRLQGVAELRLAGLELTDASLRLLLRHAPQLSALDLSHCAHVGDPSVHLLTAPTSPLRETLVHLNLAGCHRLTDHCLPLFRRCPRLRRLDLRSCRQLSPEACARLAAAGPPGPFRCPEEKLLLKDS, encoded by the exons ATGTCGTCGAGCAgccgggggccgggggccggAGCGCGCCGACGCCGAACCCGCTGCCGCCGCTGCCGGGCCTGTGTGCGAACTGAGTGCGGGGACTGCCACTTCTGCCGAGACATGAAGAAGTTCGGGGGGCCCGGGCGCATGAAGCAGTCGTGCCTGCTGCGGCAGTGCACCGCC CCCGTGCTCCCACACACAGCTGTATGCCTCTTGTGTGGGGAGGCTGGGAAGGAGGACACagtggagggagaggaagagaaatttgGTTTGAGCCTCATGGAGTGTACAATCTGCAATGAGATCGTCCACCCTGGCTGCCTGAAG ATGGGGAAGGCTGAGGGTGTCATCAATGCAGAGATCCCCAACTGCTGGGAGTGCCCTCGCTGCACCCAGGAAGGCCGGACTAGCAAG GATTCAGGTGAGGGACCAGGCCGCCGCAGGGCTGACAACGGCGAGGAGGGCGCCAGCCTGGGGAGTGGATGGAAGCTGACGGAGGAGCCGCCACTTCCACCACCTCCACCCAGGCGCAAAGGTCCCTTACCTGCTGGGCCCCCCCCAGAGGACGTGCCTGGGCCCCCCaaaagaaaggagagggaggcagggaatgaGCCCCCTACCCAAAGGAAAAAG GTGAAAGGAGGCCGAGAGAGGCACCTGAAGAAGGTGGGTGGAGACGCCTGCCTCCTCCGAGGATCGGACCCAGGCGGCCCCGGCCTTCTGCCCCCCAGGGTTCTGAATCCAAGCCAGGCTTTCTCGTCCTGCCACCCTGGGCTCCCTCCCGAGAACTGGGAG AAACCAAAGCCGCCTTTGGCCTCTGCTGAGGGCCCGGCGGTGCCTTCCCCGTCACCCCAGCGGGAGAAGCTCGAGCGCTTCAAGCGGATGTGCCAGCTGCTGGAGCGGGTGCCCGACACATCCTCATCCTCCTCGGACTCCGACTCAGACTCCGACTCGTCAGGCACATCGCTGAGTGAGGATGAGGCTCCTGGCGAGGCCCGGAATGGGCGACGGCCAGCCCGGGGCAGCTCGGGCGAGAAGGAGAACCGCGGGGGGCGGCGAGCTGTGCGCCCTGGTGGCGGAGGGCCCCTCCTCAGCTGGCCCCTGGGCCCCgcacccccgccccggcccccacAGCTGGAGCGGCACGTGGTGCGGCCCCCGCCTCGAAGCCCCGAGCCTGACACGCTGCCTTTGGCTGCTGGATCCGACCACCCCCTGCCCCGCGCCGCCTGGCTGCGTGTCTTCCAGCACCTCGGGCCCCGAGAGCTATGCATTTGCATGCGAGTATGCCGGACTTGGAGCCGCTG GTGCTACGACAAGCGTCTGTGGCCTCGAATGGACCTGAGCCGGAGGAAGTCACTGACCCCGCCCATGCTTAGTGGTGTGGTTCGCCGCCAGCCTCGAGCCCTGGACCTCAGCTGGACAGGTGTCTCCAAGAAGCAGCTCATGTGGCTTCTGAACCGACTGCAAG GCCTGCAGGAGCTGGTGCTCTCTGGCTGCTCCTGGCTCTCTGTTTCTGCCCTGGGCTCAGCCCCACTGCCGGCCCTGCGGCTCCTGGACCTCCGCTGGATTGAGGATGTTAAAGACTCCCAGCTCCGCGAGCTGCTGCTGCCTCCGCCAGACACCAAGCCAG GGCAAACGGAGAGCCGAGGCCGGCTGCAGGGGGTAGCAGAGCTGCGCCTGGCCGGCCTGGAGCTGACGGACGCCTCCTTGCGGCTCCTGCTGCGCCACGCACCCCAGCTGAGCGCCCTGGACCTGAGCCACTGCGCCCACGTTGGGGATCCCAGTGTCCACCTCCTCACGGCCCCCACCTCCCCGCTCCGAGAGACCCTGGTACACCTCAATCTCGCCG GT